Below is a window of Leptospiraceae bacterium DNA.
GTCTTCTTTTTCGCGGACAACTTTCCCACCAGCAGATTTAAATTTATTCAACATATCGTTGCGTTCATTTTCAGCCATGCCGCCAACGCCGATTGCTTTTTTAGTTTTATCAAATTCAGCCATTCTGGTTTAATCAATCCTCAATAAAATAATTCCGAGTCTTCTCGGTTCTACTAATATACTCTTCGGCAACCTGTTATGAGACAGAAAAAGGAAAAACGAGAGCGTAGCTTATTAGAATATTTATTTCATAATTAAAATCAATCTATTTTTATCAAAAAATTTCCAATTCCAAACTCTGGATTAGTCGTATTCTGTCTCATTAGATTGCGTTATTTTTTATGCTAACGCAATTTTTACAATCTCTCCGATGGAATAGATGAGGGTTTATAATTCATGTCAGATTCTAGTCAAGCAAAAAAAAATCTAAATCAAATTTCAGTCGGTGAATTTTGGACAGCCAAACAAAGACAAGCGCATCCAATCCATTATGCAGTTAGTTATCGAGCAGCCTTTAAGCCGGAATTACCTTCCTTCTTCATCCAGGAATATCTGGGAAAGAAAAAAAGGGTGGTTCTAGACCCATTTGGGGGACGTGGCACAACTGCAATCCAAGCCAATCTAGACGGTCACTACGCCATTCACAATGATATAAACCCGCTTTCTCTTTTTCTTGCCAAATCAAGACAGGTAATTCCAAGTCTAGCTGAGATAAGTGAAAAACTTGCTTCTCTGGATTTGAGTAAAAAAGCAGAAGACTCGAAAATGGATGAAGACCTTTCTCCTTTTTTTCATAAAGATACTCTAAAAGAAATTAAAAATCTCAGACTGCAAGCAAAGAAAGATTCCTCTCACACGATGAATTATATCATGTTAACCGCTCTCTCTCGTTTGCATGGACACTCGAAAGGATTTTTTTCTGTCTATACCTTTCCCCAATTTTCTATCTCTCCGGAGTCACAGCGGAGAAATAATAGTAAACGCAAACAGATACCTGATTATAGAGATATAAAATCTAGAATTCTTTCCAAAGCAAAACGGGATTTAAGTAAAGGCATTCCTCCTTTCTATCATGAATTTTCGAAAAAGAATCTCTATACAAATCATAGCTCTGAGAAAATGACAGGCATTGAAACATCTACTGTTGACTTTGTAGTTACCTCTCCTCCTTTCTTAGATAAAGTAAACTATGTAGAAGACAATTGGATGAAATGCTGGTTCATGGATATTGGCTCTGAACTAACAGAAGAAATTTCCATGCTTCATTCCTTAGATGGTTGGACAAAATTCATCAAGGCATCTCTTAAAGAATGCTCGCGGGTAATGAAGAAAAACGCTCATCTTGTTATGGAAGTAGGCGATGTCCTTTCGGGGAAAACACTCATTAACCTCGACGATGTAGTCATTCACGCCTCCACCGGCACAGGTCTTTCCTGGGAAAAAACTTATATCAATACCCAAAAATTTACAAAGCTTTCCAATTGCTGGAATGTTTCCAATAACGAAAAAGGAACAAACTCAAACCGTTGTGTAGTGTTTAGGAATTTGAAGTAGAGGGTAATGGGCGTTATTTGTAAATTAGAAGATCACCACCGATGACTTACACTGTCTTTCTAAACGTATACGTATAAGAAATAATTTCTCCTGTGGCAGTGGGAAGATGAACTATTGCGGATGACGCATTGCGCTTGACCACAGGTTTGAATTCTTTTCTTTGATTTCAAAACGTAAGGCATGGCGGTAAATATGAAATAGCCTAACAGTCGCAGAAAATCTTTTTCTGTGAAGGAGTTGCTTTTCACTTCCCTTGTCTTTGTAAGAGGAGGGCATGCTCCGAATACAATTAGTTCCATTTCGCTGGTAGAAGATTAAATCACCAATACGTCCGCTGATTTCTTTAGAAAGAATACTTTTTAATTTTGCCATAATAGGCTCCTTTGTGCGACTATATAGTATTAGCCGCAGATTAAGTTTTAATAGAATAATATCGTTTAGTCCTTGCATGCATTATTATTTTAAAAACGCTATTCAAAGACATGTATATATTCTCGTTCTAGAAGGTTTCTTTGTCAACAGAGTAGAAAAATATTTTTCCAATAATTACGTAGTTCAGCAGATAATTCTACGATAAGTTAACGATTTATGAATCTTATTGTGAAGGAAAGCATCAAAGATAGTATCAAATATAGTCATAAAAATGTAAGACTATCTTTGGCACTATTCTTAAGAGTATCTTTGATACTATCATTGGTATATACGCATTAACCGTTTTGTTATACGTAATGGTATTTGTGAGTAAAGATTGGTAATAAACACAATGGGATGAAAAGGAAGAAAAATGGTATTTTTCGATTGTGGATGTTATTGCTATACTCACCAATCAAGCTGATTTTCAATTGGAAAGAAATTATTGGAAGGTTCTAAAAAGTAGACTTTTGAAGGAAGGAAATGAATCGGTTACAAATTGTAACCGGTTGAAATTAGTTGCTGAAAACGGTAAGATTAGGGAACTCTTTATTTTACTACTTGACTTTGAATACACATTGAATCATAGTATGCGTATGAAACGTACAAATCTTGTGTTAGATGAGAATATACTAGAACAGACTTTACGTCTTTCTCAAAAGAAAACCTACACAGAAGCAGTTACGATTGCAATGAAAGAATTTATTCGTGTAAACGAGTTTTCTAAAATATTTGAGTTTCAAGGAAATGGAATTTGGTCTGGTGATCTTTCTGAAATGAGAAAAGATGTTAAAGTAGTAAAAAGTAAAAATAAAAAGAAGTCAAAGTAAACTTTCGAAGAGGCAATTGCCATTTACCGCCAAGCCCGTAAAAAGGGGATTACGATCCGCTCTTCAGTGGATTGCCTCATTGCGGCTATCGCTATTAAAAACCACGCAACCATTATACATAAAGACAGAGACTATTCTGAAATTTGTAAATTTACAGCTTTGAAAGAAAAAAATATACAATCTATCCTCTAATAGTAAAGAATACAACAAATGCCCACTGCGACTTTACGAAAATTACGGAAGGCTTCTTTATTGGTTGTGGTGCGGATAGTGTTTGTTTGTCTCTATTTAATATACACAGTAATTAATACAAATTTCCTTTTATTATACAGAGTTTGAATTTCTCCATTAAAGGTTTCAGTTGGAACTTCGTCTTCTGTAACTTCTGTCCATCCGTCGAGAGTCTTTCTATGTAACTTTCCATCTTGCGAGATATGAACCGTTCCGATTGGGAATTTATTTTATCGGTAAAGGGGAGGGGGGTTGGGAAGGTAACATAAAAATTTTTAACCACGAAGGGCACGAAGATCACGAAGGGATCTAGTAATTGAATTCAGTTTTTTCTTGGGTGTTTCTTACCCTTCGCGGTTAATTCCTTTTTTCCTTTTTCTTAAGCTGACAGCATTGGGTAGGGAAGGTCATCATTCC
It encodes the following:
- a CDS encoding site-specific DNA-methyltransferase — encoded protein: MSDSSQAKKNLNQISVGEFWTAKQRQAHPIHYAVSYRAAFKPELPSFFIQEYLGKKKRVVLDPFGGRGTTAIQANLDGHYAIHNDINPLSLFLAKSRQVIPSLAEISEKLASLDLSKKAEDSKMDEDLSPFFHKDTLKEIKNLRLQAKKDSSHTMNYIMLTALSRLHGHSKGFFSVYTFPQFSISPESQRRNNSKRKQIPDYRDIKSRILSKAKRDLSKGIPPFYHEFSKKNLYTNHSSEKMTGIETSTVDFVVTSPPFLDKVNYVEDNWMKCWFMDIGSELTEEISMLHSLDGWTKFIKASLKECSRVMKKNAHLVMEVGDVLSGKTLINLDDVVIHASTGTGLSWEKTYINTQKFTKLSNCWNVSNNEKGTNSNRCVVFRNLK